Proteins encoded in a region of the Haloarcula sp. CBA1129 genome:
- a CDS encoding Cdc6/Cdc18 family protein, whose product MTDESDNSPPEPDSSTTETSNDADGSDGQLDVKTESGTSTGPSDLDDVILDNLDAGSDDPSDEASRGLFDDLLEGEPIFENKEVLRPSYTPHKLPHREEQINNMATILVTALRGDTPSNILIYGKTGTGKTASAKFVSEELETTSQKYEVPCEVEYINCEVTDTQYRVLAQLANKFIDKNAQLIDDRVAELEDLQSRARENTAALEETAFDSIDDIETEIESLEADKSEFEEVPMTGWPTDRVYSSFFDAVDYHERVVVIMLDEIDKLVEKSGDDTLYNLSRMNSELENSRVSIMGISNDLKFTDFLDPRVKSSLGEEEIVFPPYDANQLRDILQARSDVAFKGDALTEDVIPLCAAFAAQEHGDARRALDLLRTAGELAERDQTDNVLEDHVRQAQEKIELDRVVEVVRTLPTQSKIVLFAIILLEKNGVHNINTGEVFNIYKNLCEEIDADILTQRRVTDLISELDMLGIVNAVVVSKGRYGRTKEISLSVPTEETEAVLLSDSRLGDIDDVQPFVQARFDN is encoded by the coding sequence ATGACTGACGAAAGCGACAACTCGCCCCCGGAACCCGATTCGTCGACAACAGAGACGTCGAACGACGCTGACGGGTCCGACGGGCAACTCGACGTCAAAACGGAGTCCGGGACATCGACCGGGCCGTCCGATCTCGACGACGTTATTCTCGACAATCTCGATGCGGGGTCTGACGATCCCTCCGACGAGGCGTCCCGTGGCCTGTTCGACGATCTCCTCGAAGGGGAGCCGATATTCGAGAACAAAGAGGTGCTTCGTCCCTCGTACACGCCGCACAAACTCCCCCACCGCGAAGAGCAGATCAACAACATGGCGACTATCCTCGTTACCGCGTTGCGCGGTGACACGCCGTCGAACATCCTCATCTACGGCAAGACCGGAACGGGCAAGACCGCGTCGGCGAAGTTCGTCAGCGAGGAACTCGAAACGACCTCACAGAAATACGAGGTCCCTTGCGAGGTCGAATACATCAATTGCGAGGTGACTGATACCCAGTATCGAGTACTGGCTCAGTTGGCGAACAAATTCATCGACAAGAACGCTCAGCTCATCGACGACCGCGTCGCTGAACTCGAAGATCTTCAGTCACGGGCACGCGAGAACACGGCTGCACTCGAAGAGACGGCGTTTGACTCCATCGACGACATCGAAACCGAAATCGAATCGCTGGAAGCCGACAAGTCCGAGTTCGAGGAAGTCCCGATGACGGGGTGGCCGACAGACCGGGTCTACAGCTCCTTTTTCGACGCCGTCGACTACCACGAGCGCGTGGTCGTCATCATGCTCGACGAAATCGACAAGCTCGTCGAGAAAAGCGGCGACGACACCCTGTACAACCTCTCCCGGATGAACTCCGAACTGGAGAACTCCCGCGTCTCGATTATGGGTATCTCGAACGACCTGAAGTTCACTGACTTCCTCGACCCGCGGGTCAAATCCAGCCTCGGCGAGGAGGAGATCGTCTTCCCGCCCTACGACGCGAACCAGCTCCGGGACATCTTGCAGGCACGCTCGGACGTGGCGTTCAAAGGCGACGCGCTCACCGAGGATGTCATTCCGCTGTGTGCGGCCTTCGCCGCACAGGAACACGGGGACGCCCGTCGCGCGCTTGATCTCCTCCGGACGGCCGGCGAACTCGCCGAACGCGACCAGACGGACAACGTCCTCGAAGACCACGTCCGGCAGGCCCAAGAGAAGATCGAACTCGACCGCGTCGTGGAGGTCGTCCGGACACTCCCCACGCAGTCGAAGATCGTCCTCTTTGCCATCATCCTGCTGGAGAAAAACGGGGTCCACAACATCAACACCGGCGAGGTGTTCAACATCTACAAGAACCTCTGTGAGGAGATCGACGCCGACATCCTGACACAGCGCCGCGTCACCGACCTCATCTCGGAACTGGATATGCTCGGCATCGTCAACGCCGTCGTCGTCTCGAAGGGACGCTATGGCCGGACCAAAGAGATCTCGCTGTCGGTTCCAACCGAAGAGACGGAGGCGGTACTCCTGTCGGATTCGCGACTCGGCGATATCGACGACGTCCAGCCGTTCGTTCAGGCCCGGTTCGACAACTGA
- the serB gene encoding phosphoserine phosphatase SerB, giving the protein MLVAFDFDGTLSDSEMTVLLGSQNGTAEDMADITERAMNNEIEYAESLRQRCALLEGLADEQAQTAFDEVALRPGAAEVIEALRDAGVYVAILTGGFERGVEAALETDGVEVDAIVANRLPVEDGKLTGEVRGPLISGTKDDAMEVVTAVTGEDRDTTVAVGDGANDLPMLEVANLAIGFDPKPAVAPSCDTSVETMNELYELLEAEEIL; this is encoded by the coding sequence ATGCTAGTTGCCTTCGACTTCGACGGGACGCTCTCCGACTCGGAGATGACGGTCCTGCTGGGAAGCCAGAACGGGACGGCTGAGGACATGGCCGATATTACCGAGCGTGCGATGAACAACGAAATCGAATACGCCGAGAGCCTTCGCCAGCGGTGTGCGCTCCTCGAAGGCCTCGCTGATGAGCAGGCACAGACGGCCTTCGACGAGGTGGCCCTGCGACCCGGCGCGGCCGAAGTCATCGAGGCCCTTCGGGATGCCGGCGTCTACGTGGCTATCCTCACCGGTGGGTTCGAGCGCGGCGTCGAGGCTGCACTCGAAACAGACGGCGTTGAGGTCGACGCTATCGTTGCCAACCGACTGCCTGTTGAAGACGGGAAACTCACGGGAGAAGTCCGCGGGCCGCTCATCTCCGGAACCAAAGACGACGCGATGGAGGTCGTGACCGCCGTCACCGGAGAGGACCGGGACACAACGGTCGCCGTCGGCGATGGGGCCAACGACCTGCCGATGCTCGAAGTCGCGAATCTGGCTATCGGCTTCGATCCGAAACCGGCCGTCGCGCCGTCGTGTGACACGTCAGTCGAGACGATGAACGAACTGTACGAACTGCTGGAAGCCGAAGAAATCCTGTAG
- a CDS encoding ATP-dependent DNA helicase, translating into MATTDDGYMRFFPFEEPYDHQQEAMGTIYDALEEGHDVLFEGACGTGKTLASLVPALEHARETGKTVVITTNVHQQMRQFVEDARAITDQERLRAVVFRGKGSMCHIDVDYEECQALRDTTRDLVEVESDIAELEQREGELLSDGQAGSSEAMEARNAVVEELRDLQDEREEIETERSTCDHYYRNLTVDTSEFYAWLFDDVRTPDDVYEYAHEQGLCGYELLKEGMDGVDLVVCNYHHLLDPTIREQFFHWIGRDPEDIIAVFDEAHNVESAARDHARRTLTENTLDQALEELDNEEDARTDAAANVIETFRDALIEAYEDAFEFGGRAAVDEHWDDITIANDDRKDDLTLAFLQGYTGPGFHEELDRALELGRDLDARYQEAFKQGELDTRKECQTLQAAGFISDWLEESDDTGQYPVVSVRRDESTDDVYGRAELYTCIPEEVTRDLFEDLHAAVLMSATLRPFDVTENVVGVEDAVTMAYGAQFPEERRRTYAVDGPALFSSERDDPQTQQRIARTLEDIVRFTPGNTLVFCPSYSEAERYHDMTAVSATRYLDEPGTQARDLREAFTNGDDGVLYTSLWGTLGEGVSYDGDDARTVVVVGVPYPHLDDRMDAVQDAYDVAFGDDEGDAGWRYAVEIPTVRKTRQALGRVVRSPDDFGARILLDKRYTEAAEMEMHDYAVRGTFPTEERREMVDIGPEKLKFAMLNFYQDMDAYDGPPPKP; encoded by the coding sequence GTGGCAACGACAGACGACGGCTACATGCGGTTTTTCCCCTTCGAGGAGCCGTACGACCATCAGCAGGAGGCGATGGGAACGATATACGACGCGCTCGAAGAGGGGCATGACGTGCTGTTCGAAGGGGCCTGTGGGACCGGGAAGACGCTCGCGTCGTTGGTTCCAGCGCTGGAACACGCCCGCGAGACCGGCAAAACCGTCGTTATCACGACGAACGTCCATCAACAGATGCGCCAGTTCGTCGAGGATGCCAGAGCGATTACCGACCAAGAGCGACTGCGAGCGGTCGTCTTCCGGGGGAAAGGATCGATGTGTCACATCGACGTGGACTACGAGGAGTGTCAGGCGCTGCGGGACACGACCCGTGATCTGGTCGAGGTCGAGAGCGACATCGCCGAACTGGAACAGCGCGAGGGGGAACTCCTTTCTGACGGGCAGGCTGGCAGCAGCGAGGCGATGGAGGCCCGCAACGCCGTCGTCGAGGAACTCCGGGACCTACAGGACGAACGGGAGGAAATCGAGACAGAACGGTCGACCTGCGACCACTACTACCGGAACCTCACCGTCGACACCAGCGAGTTCTACGCGTGGCTGTTCGACGACGTTCGGACGCCCGACGACGTGTACGAGTACGCCCACGAGCAGGGGCTGTGTGGTTACGAGCTGCTCAAGGAGGGGATGGACGGCGTCGACCTCGTCGTCTGTAACTATCACCACCTGCTGGACCCGACCATCCGCGAGCAGTTCTTCCACTGGATCGGCCGCGACCCCGAGGACATCATCGCTGTCTTCGACGAAGCCCACAACGTCGAGTCCGCGGCCCGGGACCACGCCCGGCGCACGCTGACCGAGAACACGCTCGATCAGGCCCTAGAGGAACTCGACAACGAGGAGGACGCCCGGACCGACGCCGCGGCCAACGTCATCGAAACGTTCCGGGACGCCCTCATCGAGGCCTACGAGGACGCCTTCGAGTTCGGTGGTCGCGCGGCCGTCGACGAACACTGGGACGACATCACCATCGCCAACGACGACCGAAAAGACGACCTGACGCTCGCCTTCCTCCAAGGGTACACCGGCCCCGGCTTCCACGAGGAACTGGACCGCGCGCTGGAACTCGGCCGGGACCTCGACGCCCGCTATCAGGAGGCGTTCAAGCAAGGTGAACTAGACACCAGAAAGGAGTGTCAGACCCTGCAGGCCGCCGGTTTCATTTCCGACTGGCTCGAGGAATCGGACGACACCGGCCAGTATCCCGTGGTCAGCGTCCGCCGTGACGAATCGACGGACGACGTGTATGGCCGCGCGGAACTGTACACCTGCATCCCCGAGGAAGTCACCCGTGACCTGTTCGAGGACCTGCACGCGGCAGTGCTGATGAGCGCCACGCTCCGGCCCTTCGACGTGACCGAGAACGTCGTCGGCGTCGAGGACGCGGTGACGATGGCCTACGGCGCGCAGTTCCCCGAGGAGCGCCGCCGGACCTACGCCGTCGACGGCCCTGCGCTGTTTTCCAGCGAACGCGACGACCCCCAGACCCAGCAACGCATCGCGCGCACGCTCGAAGACATCGTGCGCTTCACGCCCGGAAATACGCTCGTGTTCTGCCCGTCTTACAGCGAGGCCGAGCGCTACCACGACATGACCGCCGTGAGCGCGACGCGGTACCTAGACGAACCGGGAACGCAGGCGCGTGACCTCCGCGAAGCCTTCACAAACGGCGATGACGGCGTCCTCTACACCTCGCTGTGGGGGACGCTGGGGGAGGGCGTGAGCTACGACGGCGACGACGCCCGGACCGTCGTGGTCGTCGGCGTCCCCTACCCTCACCTCGACGACCGCATGGACGCCGTCCAAGACGCCTACGACGTGGCCTTCGGCGACGACGAGGGCGACGCCGGCTGGCGCTACGCCGTCGAAATTCCGACAGTTCGCAAGACCAGACAGGCCCTCGGGCGCGTGGTCCGGTCGCCCGACGACTTCGGCGCGCGAATCCTGCTGGACAAACGCTACACGGAGGCCGCTGAGATGGAGATGCACGACTACGCCGTCCGCGGGACGTTCCCGACGGAGGAACGCCGCGAGATGGTAGATATCGGCCCAGAGAAACTCAAGTTCGCGATGCTGAACTTCTATCAGGATATGGACGCGTACGACGGGCCGCCGCCGAAGCCGTAG
- a CDS encoding Era-like GTP-binding protein, with protein MGLLTNLKDSISRAASTLFSEEDPKRIGIYGPPNAGKTTLANRIARDWTGDAVGPESHVPHETRRARRKENVEIERDGKKVTIDIVDTPGVTTKVDYTEFLEHDMEKDDAVRRSREATEGVAEAMHWLREDVDGVIYVLDSATDPFTQVNTMLIGIIESQDLPVLILANKIDLEESSVQRIRNAYPQHETIPLSALEGDNMDEVYDKIAEYFG; from the coding sequence ATGGGATTGTTAACAAACCTCAAAGATAGCATCTCACGCGCGGCATCGACGCTGTTCTCGGAAGAAGATCCGAAGCGTATCGGGATCTACGGCCCGCCAAACGCCGGCAAGACCACGTTGGCGAACCGTATCGCACGGGACTGGACTGGCGACGCCGTCGGCCCGGAGAGTCACGTTCCCCACGAGACTCGACGCGCCCGCCGTAAGGAGAACGTCGAGATCGAACGCGACGGGAAGAAAGTGACAATCGATATCGTCGACACGCCGGGCGTGACGACGAAGGTCGACTACACCGAGTTCCTCGAACACGACATGGAGAAAGACGACGCTGTCCGTCGCTCGCGGGAAGCGACGGAGGGTGTCGCCGAAGCGATGCACTGGCTTCGGGAGGATGTCGACGGCGTCATCTACGTGCTGGACTCCGCGACCGATCCGTTCACACAGGTCAACACCATGCTCATCGGCATCATCGAGAGCCAAGACCTACCGGTGTTGATTCTGGCAAACAAGATCGACCTCGAAGAGTCTTCCGTCCAGCGCATCCGAAACGCCTACCCACAGCACGAGACAATTCCGCTGTCGGCGCTTGAGGGAGATAACATGGACGAGGTCTACGACAAAATCGCGGAGTACTTCGGGTGA
- a CDS encoding S26 family signal peptidase produces MGRDESTSSTPPDRTEESVEAGPAFRFGLYVRDIATSVGAVLLVGAFLFAVSGVWPPLVAIESGSMEPHIDTGDMVFVMDAERFSGQETRHGVVTAAAGAETGYRTFQQSGDVIVFEPNGNEQRTPIIHRSMLWVDAGENWYGRANQTYIGSADSCDELRNCPAPHAGFITKGDNKVTNTRYDQVTGASTVVRPEWVIGTGTFRIPRLGYVRVQPAQLSHTAVSVLAAETSVPAAS; encoded by the coding sequence ATGGGTCGGGACGAATCCACCAGCAGCACGCCTCCAGACAGGACAGAGGAGTCTGTGGAGGCCGGCCCTGCGTTTCGTTTCGGGCTGTACGTCCGTGATATCGCCACGAGCGTCGGGGCGGTTTTGCTTGTCGGCGCGTTCCTGTTTGCCGTCAGTGGGGTGTGGCCCCCACTCGTCGCCATCGAGAGCGGGAGCATGGAGCCACATATCGACACCGGCGATATGGTGTTCGTCATGGACGCGGAGCGCTTCTCGGGACAGGAGACCCGTCACGGCGTTGTAACGGCAGCGGCCGGGGCAGAAACCGGGTATCGGACCTTTCAGCAGTCCGGGGACGTCATCGTCTTCGAACCCAACGGTAACGAGCAGCGAACGCCGATCATCCACCGGTCGATGCTGTGGGTCGATGCCGGCGAGAACTGGTACGGCCGCGCGAATCAGACGTACATCGGGAGCGCGGACAGTTGCGACGAACTTCGGAACTGTCCGGCACCGCATGCTGGGTTCATCACGAAGGGGGACAACAAAGTGACCAACACTAGATACGATCAGGTCACTGGAGCAAGTACCGTTGTCCGCCCGGAGTGGGTCATTGGAACCGGGACCTTTCGAATCCCACGTCTCGGATACGTTCGCGTCCAGCCGGCACAGCTATCGCACACAGCAGTATCGGTGCTGGCTGCAGAAACTTCAGTACCGGCGGCGAGCTGA
- a CDS encoding S26 family signal peptidase — translation MMYVTDIVSSAGSVLLVGVLLFAVSGVWPPLVAIESPSMDPHIKEGDLVFVMEEERFSGPGDHDGVVTAANDDSYRKFQRPGDVIVYEPDGNSRQTPIIHRAMLWVAEGENWYDRANKDYIGSADSCDDLSSCPADHAGFITKGDNNGRYDQVGSNPISEPVKPGWVVGTAEVRVPLLGQVRLQWNQAGAAEPVATTNGTGSTAVNTTATG, via the coding sequence ATGATGTACGTGACCGATATCGTCAGTAGCGCCGGCTCAGTCCTACTTGTCGGGGTGTTGCTGTTCGCCGTCAGTGGTGTGTGGCCCCCACTTGTCGCTATCGAAAGCCCCAGCATGGACCCTCATATCAAGGAAGGTGACCTCGTGTTCGTGATGGAAGAAGAGCGGTTCTCCGGACCGGGCGACCACGATGGCGTCGTCACCGCAGCAAACGACGACAGCTATCGGAAGTTCCAGCGTCCGGGCGACGTTATCGTATACGAACCCGACGGCAACAGTCGACAAACCCCAATCATCCACCGAGCGATGCTGTGGGTTGCGGAGGGCGAGAACTGGTACGACCGAGCGAACAAGGACTACATCGGTAGTGCGGACAGCTGTGATGATCTCAGTTCCTGTCCGGCCGACCACGCCGGCTTCATCACCAAGGGCGACAACAACGGCCGGTACGATCAGGTTGGCTCCAACCCCATCAGCGAACCGGTCAAACCCGGCTGGGTCGTCGGCACCGCGGAAGTACGAGTCCCACTGCTGGGGCAGGTTCGACTCCAGTGGAATCAGGCCGGAGCGGCGGAGCCGGTGGCGACCACGAACGGAACGGGGTCGACAGCCGTGAACACGACGGCGACCGGATAG
- a CDS encoding Zn-ribbon containing protein, whose amino-acid sequence MPHQCTDCGRGFDDGSKEMLSGCPNCGGNKFQYQPEGADISETPDAEPPEPPGSDSTVARTVGKTAASVRDFVSGSAADGDHSAEQSRLDADRSADSRPSDPSHTPDSPSTEPDRTSVSEDSAQASARGDIVEPDELPSDAPSASDSEHQFCPVGADPDPPAEPEQEDRPDLEELRAELNDQFESIKVLEPGQYELNLMELYDREEYIIALQEDGHYSIQVPETIRSD is encoded by the coding sequence ATGCCCCACCAGTGTACGGACTGTGGCCGTGGCTTCGACGACGGGTCGAAGGAGATGCTCTCGGGCTGTCCCAACTGCGGCGGGAACAAGTTCCAGTATCAGCCCGAGGGGGCCGACATCTCCGAGACGCCGGACGCGGAGCCGCCGGAACCACCGGGATCCGACAGCACTGTCGCCCGGACCGTCGGCAAGACCGCCGCATCGGTACGTGACTTCGTCAGTGGCTCCGCCGCGGACGGGGACCACTCCGCTGAGCAGTCGCGCCTCGACGCCGACCGGTCGGCCGATTCACGGCCGAGTGACCCATCCCACACTCCTGACTCGCCGTCGACCGAACCCGACCGCACGTCTGTGTCTGAAGATTCGGCACAGGCTAGTGCTCGCGGCGATATCGTCGAGCCGGATGAACTCCCATCCGATGCCCCGTCGGCGTCTGACTCTGAGCACCAGTTCTGCCCTGTCGGCGCGGATCCCGACCCACCAGCGGAACCGGAGCAAGAGGACCGCCCTGACTTGGAAGAACTGCGCGCGGAACTCAACGACCAGTTCGAGTCGATCAAGGTGCTGGAACCCGGCCAATACGAGCTGAACCTGATGGAACTGTACGACCGCGAGGAGTATATCATCGCGTTGCAGGAAGACGGACACTACTCTATTCAGGTCCCGGAAACTATCCGCTCCGACTGA
- a CDS encoding DUF2073 domain-containing protein: MAEVKDPDDGVQIDLISGERMAGLASMEKIRMILDGVRDGNIVILEEGLSPDEESRLIEVTMTEISPDEFNGIEIETYPKSEAADASILDRLMGKQSTQKLTVIGPANQIETLHKDETLISALVSRK; this comes from the coding sequence ATGGCAGAAGTCAAAGATCCAGACGACGGCGTCCAAATCGACCTCATCAGCGGCGAACGCATGGCCGGGCTGGCCTCGATGGAGAAGATCCGAATGATTCTCGACGGGGTCCGTGACGGCAACATCGTCATCCTCGAAGAGGGACTCTCCCCTGACGAGGAGTCCCGCCTGATCGAAGTCACGATGACGGAGATCAGCCCCGACGAGTTCAACGGCATCGAGATCGAGACCTACCCCAAGTCTGAGGCCGCCGATGCCAGCATCCTCGACCGACTGATGGGCAAACAGTCGACCCAGAAGCTGACAGTCATCGGGCCGGCGAACCAGATAGAGACGCTCCACAAGGACGAAACGCTCATCAGCGCCCTCGTCTCCCGGAAATAA
- a CDS encoding DNA-directed DNA polymerase II small subunit yields the protein MPLETPARIVSELASRGYNAEREAVTRIADTPDPSATLERALETLPDEALKLTTDHVESVIEAIEATESSPNTEPDSGNEAIGTPPQSHPSASTGTSAVTSTDSEVSAPPETGGSRDVDTSLRAIEVANDMTGQSTGTGEYSDFVAVFRDRYEKLAGKLRGRVNHRPTDAIENMGGGSDAALIGMVSDIRSTASGHWLVELEDTNGTFPCLVMKDRPIADLVQQLLMDEIIAVEGTLADDAGILFVDSLYFPDVPRTHSPSTADRHVQAALISDVHVGSQEFMEDAWHRFTDWLHTPEAESVEYLLIAGDMVEGVGIYPEQDKELDIIDIYDQYRAFSEYLKEVPGDMEIRMIPGNHDAVRLAEPQPGFDEELRDIMTAHDAQVHSNPSLVTVEGVTVLMYHGVSLDEVIAELPDEEASYEEPHKAMYQLLKKRHVAPQYGGHTRLAPEDRDYLVMEEVPDVFHTGHVHKLGWGEYHNVVALNSGCWQAQTEFQKSVNIDPDAGFAPILDLDTLEMTVRKFT from the coding sequence GTGCCTCTGGAGACGCCGGCACGAATCGTCAGCGAACTCGCAAGCCGCGGCTACAACGCCGAGCGCGAGGCAGTGACTCGGATCGCTGATACGCCGGATCCATCGGCGACGCTGGAACGCGCACTCGAAACCCTCCCCGATGAAGCGCTGAAGCTGACAACCGATCACGTCGAATCTGTGATTGAAGCGATAGAAGCAACCGAGAGCTCGCCGAATACCGAACCGGACTCCGGAAACGAAGCTATCGGCACTCCACCCCAATCACACCCCTCCGCTTCAACTGGAACGAGTGCAGTCACATCGACTGACTCGGAGGTGTCAGCTCCACCTGAAACGGGGGGGTCACGGGACGTGGACACATCCCTCCGAGCTATCGAGGTCGCAAACGACATGACCGGGCAGTCCACCGGGACCGGCGAGTACTCGGACTTCGTTGCGGTGTTTCGCGACCGCTATGAGAAACTGGCGGGCAAACTGCGCGGCAGAGTGAACCACCGGCCGACCGACGCCATCGAGAACATGGGCGGTGGCAGCGACGCTGCGCTTATCGGCATGGTCTCGGATATCCGTTCGACTGCCAGCGGGCACTGGCTGGTCGAGCTCGAAGACACGAACGGCACGTTCCCCTGTCTCGTGATGAAAGACCGGCCCATCGCCGATCTGGTCCAGCAGTTGCTCATGGACGAGATCATTGCTGTTGAGGGAACGCTGGCCGACGACGCCGGCATCCTGTTCGTGGACTCGCTGTACTTCCCGGATGTCCCGCGGACCCACAGCCCATCGACTGCTGACCGCCACGTGCAGGCGGCGCTCATCTCCGATGTCCACGTGGGTAGTCAGGAGTTCATGGAAGACGCTTGGCACCGGTTTACCGACTGGCTCCACACGCCCGAAGCCGAGAGCGTCGAGTACCTGCTCATCGCCGGCGATATGGTCGAGGGCGTCGGAATTTACCCCGAGCAGGACAAGGAACTGGATATCATCGATATCTACGACCAGTACCGCGCGTTCTCGGAGTATCTCAAAGAGGTGCCGGGAGACATGGAGATCCGGATGATTCCGGGAAACCACGACGCCGTTCGGCTGGCCGAGCCCCAGCCCGGGTTCGACGAGGAACTCCGGGACATCATGACTGCCCACGATGCACAGGTCCACTCCAATCCCTCGCTGGTCACCGTCGAGGGTGTCACAGTCCTGATGTATCACGGCGTCTCACTGGACGAGGTCATCGCCGAACTCCCCGACGAGGAAGCGAGCTACGAGGAACCACACAAGGCGATGTACCAGCTCCTGAAGAAGCGCCACGTCGCGCCACAGTACGGCGGCCACACCCGACTCGCTCCCGAGGACCGCGACTATCTCGTGATGGAGGAGGTCCCCGACGTGTTCCACACCGGCCACGTCCACAAGCTCGGCTGGGGCGAGTATCACAACGTCGTTGCACTGAACTCCGGGTGCTGGCAGGCCCAGACCGAGTTCCAGAAGAGCGTCAACATCGACCCCGACGCCGGTTTCGCGCCGATTCTGGATCTGGATACACTGGAGATGACGGTTCGGAAGTTTACCTAA
- a CDS encoding O-acetylhomoserine aminocarboxypropyltransferase/cysteine synthase family protein: MSDDQDHGFETDALHVGQEEPDAETRSRAPPLYQTTSYVFEDAEDAAKQFALEKPGHIYSRLMNPTVGMLQERLAALEGGVGAVATASGMASLNLATFLLADVGDNVVTASSLYGGTYTYYTHTAPRNGVETRFVDTLDYDAYAEAIDENTAYVHCETIGNPSLVTPDFERLAEIAHDHGVPFFVDNTFATPYLCNPIEHGADLVWNSTTKWIHGHGTTVGGVLVDGGSFPWEEHADKYPEIAGDNPAYHGVNFRERFEDAAFTYAAIARGLRDLGCQQSPFDAWQTMQGLETLPARMDRHCDNAMGVAEFLADHPEVSWVTYPGLEDHETHDTASEYLDGGYGGMITFGLEAGYDAARTTVESTEIASLLANVGDAKTLIIHPASTTHQQLTDEEKAAAGVTDDMVRLSVGTESVEDIKADLDQAIGQATN, from the coding sequence ATGAGTGACGACCAAGACCACGGATTCGAGACCGACGCCTTGCACGTTGGGCAGGAAGAGCCGGACGCCGAGACCCGCTCGCGCGCGCCGCCGCTGTACCAGACCACCTCCTACGTCTTCGAGGACGCTGAAGACGCCGCAAAGCAGTTCGCACTGGAGAAGCCGGGTCACATCTACTCGCGGCTGATGAACCCCACCGTCGGGATGTTGCAGGAACGGCTGGCGGCGCTGGAGGGCGGCGTCGGCGCGGTCGCCACGGCCTCCGGGATGGCGTCGCTGAACCTGGCGACGTTCCTGCTTGCCGACGTGGGCGACAACGTCGTCACGGCGTCGTCGCTGTACGGCGGGACCTACACCTACTACACCCACACCGCGCCGCGAAACGGCGTTGAAACCCGCTTCGTCGACACACTCGACTACGACGCCTACGCCGAGGCTATCGACGAAAACACGGCCTACGTCCACTGTGAGACCATCGGCAACCCGTCGCTTGTGACGCCCGACTTCGAACGGTTGGCCGAGATCGCACACGACCACGGTGTCCCCTTCTTTGTCGACAACACCTTCGCGACACCGTACCTCTGTAACCCGATTGAACACGGGGCTGACCTCGTCTGGAACTCGACGACGAAGTGGATTCACGGCCACGGCACCACCGTCGGCGGCGTTCTCGTCGACGGTGGCTCCTTCCCGTGGGAGGAACACGCCGACAAGTACCCGGAAATCGCCGGCGACAACCCCGCGTACCACGGCGTCAACTTCCGGGAGCGATTCGAGGACGCAGCCTTCACCTACGCCGCCATCGCCCGTGGCCTCCGTGATCTGGGCTGCCAGCAGTCGCCCTTCGACGCGTGGCAGACGATGCAGGGTCTGGAGACGCTGCCCGCGCGGATGGACCGTCACTGTGACAACGCAATGGGCGTCGCCGAGTTCCTCGCCGACCATCCCGAGGTCTCGTGGGTCACCTATCCCGGCCTCGAAGACCACGAGACCCACGACACCGCTAGCGAGTACCTCGACGGCGGCTACGGCGGCATGATAACGTTCGGCCTCGAAGCGGGCTACGACGCCGCCCGAACGACTGTCGAATCGACAGAGATCGCCTCACTGCTTGCCAACGTCGGCGACGCAAAGACGCTCATTATCCACCCGGCCTCGACCACCCACCAACAACTCACCGACGAGGAAAAGGCCGCTGCCGGCGTCACCGACGACATGGTCCGACTCTCCGTCGGCACCGAGTCCGTCGAAGATATCAAAGCCGACCTCGACCAAGCTATCGGTCAGGCAACGAACTAA